The following coding sequences lie in one Cercospora beticola chromosome 9, complete sequence genomic window:
- a CDS encoding uncharacterized protein (antiSMASH:Cluster_6) → MAVDALTPAVLDYIEHGNFPQDEDIASADLSSDKLGHIGAALRKEQEEVQNEIRGLSQSTAGDVDTWIAKAKELQADILRSRETARQIVAQHEQTKSFATKVKEAGQYFTELQHETNVYSSIAAKLQAIKRVKVLLDSVQDALVSGEVDAGLARLQEAEEEVSVNDLGEARSGVGHMLRRRIERLNENLRTTVHERWSDGVSVSIEERRVVISNGLGSVINAARGLGVFDDLVGKLAKDVEKAVFRPRLAPARDGQVFIFAIDGTQLTCNGKGDDTSVEALFEDLQSSFNFLAQHLEQDIVSPLAEIIVPRINVRLEEDWLEAAVPVDIEDLPGFETLLERTSGFADQIDQLGWHGSKSLREWVQSAPKTWLTKRREAILGDVRNLVFSGLRERKTVERVETQTISKEDHAALGGADGADDEWDAWGEQEGSVGSPTTAAPPKQADDEDMSAWDEDVDVPTQPSNAGASASQPEDEDMSAWDEPDTTAQPPSGEAGDDEGEAWGWDGEDEQPASGAPQAKASTGPNGVNTSSKVADREMTLRETFTVTGIPDGTLELLKQIISDAQSLAGSESPFAAAAAGLYSLPTLGLAIYRATAPTAYAKIDVGNMLIYNDALHLAAQLRAWQADQPPASRLRVDGDVKSLEQFAKRAYSSEMESQRTILSDLLDGAQGFSACSEQPAKQECEDAVEQAVLRLRDVHRLWSPILSTSALLQSVGSLLSSIAQKMIREIEDLPDIGEADSKQLKILIDQASTAKDLFVQNDRDMTFVYCPNWLKFQYMAEIMESSLADIKYMWKESELSMEYTAEEVVGLIEALFAESIHRRQAIQDIRR, encoded by the coding sequence ATGGCCGTAGATGCTCTCACGCCAGCCGTACTGGACTACATCGAACATGGCAATTTCCCGCAGGACGAGGACATAGCTTCGGCAGACTTGAGCTCCGACAAATTGGGACACATCGGTGCAGCGCTGCGCAAAGAGCAGGAAGAAGTTCAGAATGAAATACGTGGCCTGAGTCAATCTACGGCTGGCGACGTCGATACCTGGATAGCAAAAGCCAAAGAGCTTCAGGCGGATATTCTGCGTAGTCGCGAGACTGCACGACAAATTGTAGCGCAGCACGAGCAGACTAAGAGTTTTGCGACGAAGGTCAAGGAAGCTGGCCAATACTTCACGGAACTGCAACATGAGACGAACGTCTACAGCTCGATCGCTGCGAAACTGCAAGCAATAAAGCGGGTCAAAGTCTTGTTGGACTCTGTGCAAGATGCTCTGGTAAGCGGTGAAGTCGATGCGGGCTTGGCTCGTTTGCAAgaggcggaggaagaggtTTCCGTCAATGATCTTGGTGAAGCTCGATCTGGCGTTGGACATATGCTCAGGAGAAGGATCGAGAGACTCAACGAGAATCTGAGAACAACTGTGCACGAGCGCTGGAGCGATGGTGTGTCAGTCAGCATCGAAGAGCGACGAGTGGTGATCAGCAACGGCCTGGGCTCAGTCATCAACGCCGCTCGAGGACTGGGCGTATTTGACGATCTCGTTGGGAAACTCGCGAAGGATGTTGAAAAAGCGGTCTTTCGTCCACGACTCGCGCCTGCCAGAGATGGACAGGTCTTCATCTTTGCCATTGATGGCACGCAGCTGACTTGCAACGGGAAAGGTGATGACACGAGCGTGGAAGCATTGTTCGAAGACCTGCAGTCATCATTCAACTTTCTTGCACAACATCTGGAGCAGGACATCGTTTCGCCGCTGGCAGAAATTATAGTGCCTCGAATCAATGTTCGTTTGGAAGAGGACTGGCTCGAAGCAGCCGTACCAGTCGACATTGAAGATCTACCAGGCTTCGAGACACTTCTCGAGAGGACATCAGGGTTTGCAGATCAGATCGACCAATTAGGCTGGCACGGTAGCAAGTCCTTGCGCGAATGGGTCCAGTCCGCGCCAAAGACATGGCTGACCAAACGGCGTGAAGCTATACTTGGTGACGTGCGCAACCTGGTGTTTTCCGGTCTTCGAGAACGAAAGACTGTGGAAAGGGTTGAGACGCAAACCATCAGCAAAGAGGATCACGCGGCGCTGGGGGGCGCGGATGGTGCGGACGACGAATGGGACGCGTGGGGCGAGCAAGAAGGGAGCGTCGGCTCGCCAACGACTGCAGCTCCGCCAAAGCAggctgatgacgaggacatgAGTGCTTGGGACGAAGATGTCGACGTGCCCACGCAGCCTTCGAACGCGGGGGCGTCAGCCTCGCAgccagaagatgaagatatGAGCGCTTGGGACGAGCCCGACACTACTGCTCAGCCACCATCTGGTGAAGCcggtgatgatgaagggGAAGCCTGGGGCTGGGATGGTGAGGATGAGCAACCTGCATCAGGCGCACCTCAAGCAAAAGCATCGACTGGGCCCAACGGAGTGAACACATCCTCAAAAGTGGCGGATCGCGAGATGACTCTGCGCGAAACATTCACAGTCACCGGCATACCTGACGGCACTCTTGAGTTGCTCAAGCAGATTATCAGCGATGCTCAATCCCTTGCAGGAAGTGAATCGcctttcgctgctgctgctgccggacTCTACAGCCTGCCTACTCTGGGGCTGGCGATATACCGTGCGACGGCACCTACAGCATATGCCAAAATAGACGTGGGAAACATGCTGATCTACAACGATGCCCTTCACCTCGCGGCTCAGCTTCGGGCTTGGCAAGCTGATCAACCACCTGCGTCACGACTTCGCGTGGATGGCGACGTAAAGTCTCTGGAGCAGTTCGCGAAAAGAGCTTATAGTTCCGAGATGGAGTCGCAGCGCACGATTCTGTCAGACCTGCTGGACGGAGCACAAGGTTTCAGTGCCTGCTCGGAGCAACCTGCTAAACAAGAGTGCGAAGACGCTGTCGAACAGGCAGTCCTCCGCTTACGAGATGTCCATCGATTGTGGTCACCGATCCTGTCTACCTCTGCTCTGTTGCAGAGTGTTGGCAGCCTCTTGTCATCGATCGCGCAGAAGATGATTCGTGAAATTGAAGACCTGCCGGACATTGGCGAGGCGGACTCCAAACAGCTCAAGATTTTGATCGACCAGGCCTCGACGGCCAAGGACTTGTTTGTGCAGAACGACCGCGACATGACTTTCGTCTATTGTCCAAATTGGCTGAAGTTCCAATACATGGCTGAGATCATGGAAAGCAGTCTTGCAGACATCAAGTACATGTGGAAGGAGAGCGAGTTGAGCATGGAGTACACTGCTGAGGAGGTCGTCGGTCTCATCGAGGCACTATTTGCCGAAAGCATACATCGTCGGCAGGCGATACAGGATATCAGAAGGTGA
- the PCB4 gene encoding putative proteasome subunit beta type-4 (BUSCO:EOG09263WSS~antiSMASH:Cluster_6~MEROPS:MER0002676): MYDLSALRYAAYMEVLLGITGKDFTIIAASKAAMRGATILKASDDKTRSLNKHTLMAFVGEAGDTIQFAEYVQANVALYSMRNGTDLTPNETASFVRSELAKSLRSRSPYTVNLLLGGFDHHTNKPTLHWIDYLASCAPVPYAAHGYAQYYCLSTLDKHHHPDISFEQGMKILRMCTDELKRRLPIDFKGVLVKVVDKDGVRELDYDDSQQVLAP; encoded by the exons ATGTATGACCTTTCAGCCCTCCGATATGCCGCCTACAT GGAGGTTCTGCTCGGCATCACCGGCAAGGACTTCACCATTATCGCCGCCTCGAAAGCGGCCATGCGAGGCGCAACCATTCTCAAAGCATCCGATGACAAGACGCGCTCGCTGAACAAGCACACACTCATGGCCTTCGTGGGAGAAGCCGGCGACACGA TCCAGTTCGCCGAATACGTCCAAGCCAACGTCGCCCTCTACAGCATGCGCAACGGCACCGACCTCACCCCCAACGAGACCGCCTCCTTCGTCCGCTCAGAGCTCGCAAAGTCCCTGCGATCGCGCTCACCCTACACCGTGAATCTGCTGCTCGGCGGCTTCGACCATCACACCAATAAGCCCACGCTGCACTGGATCGACTACCTGGCGTCGTGCGCTCCTGTCCCATACGCCGCCCATGGCTACGCACAGTACTACTGCTTGTCAACATTAGACAAGCATCACCACCCAGACATCAGCTTCGAGCAGGGCATGAAGATCTTGAGAATGTGCACGGATGAGCTGAAGCGGCGGCTGCCTATCGACTTCAAGGGGGTGCTCGTGAAGGTGGTGGATAAGGATGGCGTGCGGGAACTAGATTACGACGATTCGCAGCAAGTGCTAGCACCATAG
- a CDS encoding uncharacterized protein (antiSMASH:Cluster_6~SMCOG1173:WD-40 repeat-containing protein) translates to MAYKAEVRTTFEPSRVIQPIYTGGAVSLSQNGRILASTLGEDALLTDLSTGTHLARIEGDGEPLTTITLTPDASHLILCSRSIAMRIYSLHESQLDDTLDAKLVRTLKPHKTPVVVVATDSTSSLLATGGADGEIKVWDIRAGYTTHTFHGHSGVISALHFFQVDPNEAGEATTKSKKRKNKQKNDVAEEVRDGATAGYRLASGGDDGNIRVWDLHKRKAVATLESHVSVVRSLDYSPEQRLLLSGSRDKTVVLWDSRSWQQASTIAVLETVEAAGFLEAGLLVYTGGETARLRIWNTDDGREVTEEQEEGAEIERIVDVQCSPDLPFLLTVHDDQTLILRSLEGLASASSANRHPPLPIIRRISGTHDEVIDLAYVGRDRNLLALATNLEDIRIVSLDTDKSSGGSPYFGADVALLRGHSEIIITIDTDWSGCWLATGAKDNTAKLWRLDPENKSYECYATFTGHAESIGAVALPNGTPAHGSKEYQNPLEHPPKFLITGSQDKTIKRWDISTQPGKGPRAAYTRKAHDKDINAIEASYSYTTPLFASASQDKTVKIWDVQTGETIGVLRGHKRGVWTVAFSPPDMPPLTTNESGSASTSKGMVVTGSGDKTVRIWSLTDYSCLRTFEGHSNSVLKVVWLPPPNKSGKDVRGVQVASAAGDGLVKVWDAQSSECAATLDNHIDRVWALAVRPQPARSEADAKAELQEADEEARDSTSQLELVSGSADSTLTFWADTTTQTALAATTQATQRIEQDQELQNAIRANNFRDAIVLSLQLNHPKRLLEVFRSAIDNPSTEVKSLTGRVEVDGVLASLSESQLWNLLRRLRDWNANGRTHHVAQRVLYALFRIYPKEKIIGLQRRRKQIAAADDDEALAGAMAETNLQDKVKSKESVKDVLDALKAYSDRHYQRLDKTSEERYVLLWALGQMDDVSTAKLQLTNGMKGPRDENDVMLNGA, encoded by the exons ATGGCCTACAAAGCAGAAGTGCGCACTACGTTCGAGCCGAGTCGTGTCATTCAGCCCATCTATACCGGCGGCGCGGTCTCGCTAAGTCAGAATGGGCGCATTCTGGCCTCAACACTGGGCGAAGATGCTCTGCTCACGGATTTGAGTACTGGCACGCATTTGGCGCGCATAGAAGGC GACGGCGAACCTCTGACCACCATCACACTCACTCCCGATGCCTCACACCTGATACTGTGCTCGCGATCGATTGCGATGCGCATATATTCCCTCCATGAATCACAGCTGGACGATACACTTGATGCGAAGCTCGTGCGAACACTCAAACCCCACAAGACGCCCGTGGTAGTTGTGGCAACAGACAGTACGAGTTCCCTACTTGCTACGGGAGGCGCAGATGGCGAGATCAAAGTGTGGGACATTCGCGCAGGCTATACGACACACACTTTCCACGGACACAGCGGAGTCATCTCGGCATTGCACTTCTTCCAAGTCGATCCGAACGAAGCAGGCGAGGCAACgaccaagagcaagaagagaaagaacaaGCAGAAGAATGATGTTGCGGAGGAAGTACGAGATGGCGCGACAGCAGGGTATAGGCTGGCTTCTGGAGGCGACGATGGGAACATCAGAGTGTGGGACCTCCACAAACGAAAAGCAGTCGCGACACTCGAGAGTCACGTCAGCGTCGTGAGGAGCCTGGATTACTCGCCCGAACAGAGATTGCTGCTCAGCGGAAGCAGAGACAAGACAGTCGTACTCTGGGACTCAAGGTCATGGCAACAAGCTAGCACGATTGCGGTCTTAGAGACCGTCGAGGCTGCTGGGTTTCTCGAGGCGGGTCTCCTCGTCTACACGGGAGGAGAGACCGCGAGGCTTCGAATATGGAACACTGACGATGGACGAGAGGTGACagaagagcaggaggaagGCGCGGAGATCGAAAGAATAGTCGATGTGCAGTGTTCGCCAGATCTGCCATTCCTACTCACGGTGCACGACGATCAGACCTTGATCTTGCGATCATTGGAAGGGCTCGCGAGTGCATCCAGCGCCAATCGTCATCCGCCATTGCCCATAATCCGACGGATCAGCGGGACTCACGACGAAGTCATCGACCTTGCATATGTTGGACGGGATCGAAATCTTCTGGCTCTTGCGACAAATTTAGAAGACATCCGTATTGTCTCGCTGGACACAGACAAGTCAAGTGGTGGCTCACCTTACTTTGGCGCCGATGTTGCTCTTCTCCGTGGTCACTCTGAGATTATTATCACCATCGACACCGATTGGTCTGGCTGCTGGCTTGCCACGGGAGCGAAGGACAACACTGCAAAGCTGTGGCGGTTAGATCCCGAGAACAAATCTTATGAGTGCTATGCCACGTTCACCGGGCATGCTGAGAGCATAGGAGCTGTAGCGCTTCCCAATGGTACACCAGCGCATGGATCGAAGGAGTACCAAAATCCGCTCGAGCACCCGCCGAAATTTCTCATCACTGGCAGTCAGGACAAGACGATAAAGCGCTGGGATATCAGCACGCAACCCGGCAAAGGTCCCAGGGCAGCATACACGAGGAAAGCGCATGACAAAGACATCAATGCGATTGAGGCTTCATACTCCTACACCACTCCTCTGTTCGCATCCGCATCACAAGACAAGACTGTGAAGATATGGGATGTGCAGACCGGCGAGACTATCGGAGTGTTGCGAGGCCACAAGCGTGGTGTGTGGACAGTTGCATTCTCCCCTCCCGATATGCCTCCTTTGACTACGAACGAAAGCGGGAGTGCGAGCACCTCCAAAGGTATGGTGGTCACTGGCAGCGGTGACAAAACCGTCCGGATCTGGAGCTTGACAGACTACAGCTGTCTGCGAACATTTGAAGGTCACTCGAACAGTGTGCTGAAAGTCGTCTGGCTTCCTCCGCCGAACAAAAGTGGGAAGGACGTCAGAGGTGTGCAAGTGGCCAGCGCTGCTGGCGACGGCCTCGTCAAGGTCTGGGATGCACAAAGTAGCGAATGTGCTGCAACTCTCGACAATCATATCGATCGTGTTTGGGCGCTTGCAGTCCGACCGCAACCAGCACGCAGCGAGGCAGATGCGAAAGCCGAACTTCAAGAAGCTGATGAGGAGGCACGTGACAGCACATCACAGCTTGAGTTAGTCTCTGGCTCGGCGGACAGCACACTGACCTTCTGGGCCGATACCACAACGCAGACTGCCCTCGCGGCGACGACGCAGGCCACGCAGCGGATCGAACAGGACCAGGAGCTACAGAACGCGATCCGAGCCAACAATTTTCGAGACGCAATTGTTCTTTCGTTGCAGCTCAATCACCCAAAGAGACTCCTCGAGGTCTTCAGATCGGCCATCGACAATCCTTCCACAGAAGTTAAAAGCCTTACGGGGCGTGTCGAAGTGGATGGTGTCCTCGCATCGTTGTCTGAGAGTCAGCTCTGgaacctcctccgccgattGCGAGATTGGAACGCAAATGGTCGAACACATCACGTCGCGCAACGTGTACTATATGCGCTGTTCAGGATATATCCAAAGGAGAAAATCATTGGTCTGCAACGGCGACGCAAGCAAATTGCGGCtgcagacgacgacgaggctcTTGCGGGAGCCATGGCCGAGACGAATCTCCAGGACAAAGTGAAGAGTAAGGAAAGCGTCAAGGACGTGCTCGATGCTCTCAAGGCCTATTCAGATAGACACTACCAACGTCTGGACAAAACGAGTGAGGAGCGATACGTCTTGCTCTGGGCACTGGGACAGATGGATGATGTGAGCACGgcgaagctgcagctcaCTAATGGTATGAAAGGCCCCAGAGATGAGAATGATGTAATGCTGAACGGGGCGTAA
- a CDS encoding uncharacterized protein (antiSMASH:Cluster_6) — MSDQCPICRNKLCQGPPDPKAEINAILSQSRDAARQGRENQREELRLQEQRRDAFREAVHRIMDAEAPNGEMWRISALVRRLRADRSAGRYEFEYDEALEMLGTMHAERTGIVVISGLVLKTDLAEDDAEEAEVEDLDESAEDISEESSDKASDNSDMDAGEDIGEESEAAGEAILPHMERQTAEMSQ; from the coding sequence ATGTCAGATCAATGCCCCATCTGTCGCAACAAATTGTGTCAGGGACCGCCCGACCCGAAAGCAGAAATCAACGCGATCTTAAGCCAGTCTCGGGACGCTGCAAGGCAGGGCCGAGAGAATCAGAGAGAGGAGTTGAGGTTGCAGGAGCAGCGGAGAGATGCTTTCCGAGAGGCCGTACATCGCATTATGGATGCGGAGGCGCCTAATGGGGAGATGTGGCGGATTAGTGCACTTGTGAGGCGTTTGCGCGCTGATCGCTCTGCTGGCCGGTATGAGTTTGAGTATGATGAGGCGCTTGAGATGCTAGGTACGATGCACGCTGAACGGACTGGAATTGTGGTTATCTCCGGCTTGGTGCTCAAAACCGATCTGGCTGAAGATGATGCGGAGGAGGCTGAGGTCGAAGACCTGGACGAAAGTGCAGAGGATATCAGTGAGGAAAGTAGCGACAAGGCAAGCGACAACAGCGATATGGACGCTGGAGAGGACATtggagaggagagcgagGCTGCTGGTGAGGCGATTCTACCTCATATGGAAAGGCAGACTGCCGAGATGAGCCAGTGA
- a CDS encoding uncharacterized protein (antiSMASH:Cluster_6), which produces MPLPTYIEFTNRHLFSAMEQDQDDYAELCAICQDPFSSPVETTCGHLFCYRCAHSWFSTKATCPNCRQLLYDESTRPRWIATVEIFPFDSLDFDIDQDIVLERLIELTPIFEEDEIEFDDTSIRVDYDNLLAVAVAATAWGYEQLDEDNQLRGEELRKLRKAYFTAVSKVQGVLWELRGEVITSMRLWRLLRDPFFDEDSDCEDSGDEAEDEAEEEGHLEYRDNEYEDNDPSEVEGEADFDDEGSDEDYGGPSAAEAAQEKLDTDLQNMLSYICQYATVHHQAIHW; this is translated from the coding sequence ATGCCACTTCCAACATACATCGAGTTCACCAACCGCCACCTCTTCTCCGCAATGGAACAGGACCAAGACGACTACGCCGAACTATGCGCCATTTGCCAAGATCCCTTCTCCTCCCCCGTCGAAACAACCTGCGGCCATCTCTTCTGCTACCGCTGCGCCCACTCCTGGTTCTCCACCAAAGCTACTTGTCCCAACTGCCGTCAACTTCTCTACGACGAATCGACCAGACCTCGCTGGATCGCCACCGTGGAAATCTTCCCCTTCGACAGCCTAGATTTCGACATCGACCAAGATATCGTTCTGGAGAGATTAATCGAACTAACTCccatcttcgaagaagacgagataGAATTCGACGATACCTCGATTCGAGTGGACTATGACAACCTGTTAGCAGTTGCCGTCGCAGCCACTGCTTGGGGATATGAGCAACTTGACGAAGACAATCAGCTGCGTGGAGAAGAGCTCCGTAAATTGCGGAAAGCATATTTTACAGCCGTGAGCAAAGTGCAAGGAGTCCTTTGGGAGCTTCGCGGTGAAGTCATCACGTCAATGAGATTGTGGCGTCTACTTCGTGACCCGTTCTTTGATGAGGACTCGGATTGCGAGGATAGTGGAGATGAAGCAGAGGACGAGGCAGAGGAAGAGGGTCATTTGGAATATAGAGATAACGAGTATGAGGATAATGATCCTTCTGAAGTTGAAGGCGAAGCcgacttcgacgatgagGGTTCCGACGAGGATTACGGTGGGccgtcagcagcagaagcagctcagGAGAAACTGGACACCGACCTTCAGAATATGCTGTCATACATCTGCCAGTACGCGACGGTCCACCATCAAGCAATCCATTGGTAG
- a CDS encoding uncharacterized protein (SMCOG1101:phosphoglycerate mutase~antiSMASH:Cluster_6) — protein sequence MPPTLILIRHAEAEHNATSNWNLHDPELTAKGLEQCKALEKHLREECPLALRVERIITSPMKRTCQTSLNALAWLIKGGVPVEVDAMWQENSNKPCDTGSSLQEISKRFPELDLFHVDPRYPDKSDNTPYAYTKKANRERGDHCLEDLYARKEKVIAVVSHAGFLRTGISKRRFANADFRCFEFSRGADGKLGLVEDAETERSGGGVGRSERGVFEIQEWDFPVEVPGR from the exons ATGCCACCTACACTGATCCTCATCCGCCATGCCGAAGCTGAACACAATGCCACGAGTAATTGGAATCTACACGATCCAGAACTCACGGCCAAAGGTCTTGAGCAATGCAAAGCTCTCGAAAAGCATCTCAGAGAAGAATGTCCTTTGGCGTTAAGAGTGGAGAGGATTATCACCAGTCCTATGAAACGGACTTGTCAGACGAGTTTGAATGCTCTGGCTTGGCTTATCAAGGGCGGAGTGCCGGTTGAGGTGGATGCGATGTGGCAAG AGAACTCCAACAAACCCTGCGACACTGGCAGCTCTCTTCAAGAAATTTCTAAACGTTTCCCAGAACTCGATTTGTTTCATGTCGATCCTAGATATCCTGATAAATCTGACAACACACCGTATGCGTATACGAAGAAGGCAAATCGGGAACGAGGAGATCATTGTCTGGAGGATTTGTATGCTCGGAAGGAGAAAGTTATTGCGGTTGTGAGCCATGCGGGGTTTTTGAGGACTGGGATCAGTAAGAGGAGGTTTGCGAATGCGGATTTTAGGTGTTTTGAGTTTTCGAGAGGGGCGGATGGGAAATTGGGGCTTGTTGAGGATGCGGAGACGGAGAGGAGTGGTGGGGGGGTGGGGAGGAGTGAGAGAGGGGTTTTTGAGATTCAGGAATGGGATTTTCCGGTTGAGGTTCCTGGGAGGTGA